A single region of the Rhizobium grahamii genome encodes:
- a CDS encoding DUF982 domain-containing protein gives MNQERVEFSEFILWEVPVFIRIGSGVRETIDGPREALEHLLNRWPAERGQQYESAKAACRLSVQHYGSLEEARDSFLSAAREAGVLA, from the coding sequence ATGAACCAGGAAAGAGTTGAGTTTTCCGAGTTTATCCTTTGGGAAGTGCCGGTCTTCATCCGAATTGGCAGCGGCGTAAGGGAAACGATTGACGGGCCCAGAGAAGCGCTTGAGCATCTCCTTAACAGATGGCCTGCCGAGCGCGGGCAACAGTATGAGAGCGCCAAAGCTGCATGCCGGCTTTCTGTCCAACATTACGGCTCTCTTGAAGAAGCTCGTGACAGTTTTTTATCTGCGGCGAGGGAGGCAGGTGTTCTCGCCTGA